A window of Buteo buteo chromosome 28, bButBut1.hap1.1, whole genome shotgun sequence genomic DNA:
GACAGAAACAAACATGCAAGGTTATTTAGTGTATTAAACTTGGTAACCCTTCCAAAACTGAGCACTGACCTTGTATGTCCTATTTGGAGTATCTCCAGGATTGTGGTTATATTCAACGTAGGAGCTGATTTTTGAAAGTGCCATTCATCTTTTTGCAAGTGCAGTTACGTTAAAAATTGGGCTGCATAGGTTGCAGAATCAGGCATTGAAATATTAATGGGAAAGGCAACCTATGCAACAGCAGTTTGTCTCCCATTTTGTGGATGCTTTATAATTCAGTCTTCATGCGCATGGTTTTATGGCATGCGTTTTTCAGAAACCTTGCTTCGTGCGATGTACTAACTAAATGAGCAGTTATTACATTCTTTTTTGATCTGTCAGTGTGTTTCTATTGTGCCTTATGTACTGCATGCCATACGAATCCACATTGAGgtacaaaatttttttctgatggtcGTTTCTATAATATTTCATAGGTCTCACCCTCTAGAAGAACTTATATCTATTAATTGTTGCCATAGACTAGCTAGCTAGCAAAAACAACTAAGTTAGTGGCTTAggactggttaaaaaaaaaaatattcctctgGGTTCCTAACTTCCCACTGAAAACCCCATGTAGTTTGATACTTCAGTAGGATGTAAAAGCCCAGAAGACTTTAAGAATCTTGACACTAAGCTTTCATTCAAAtcaatccatttatttttacaatatttctATAATTAAGATTATGTTGCTATATCCCTTTTATAGACAGGGAAGCAAGGAGAAGCCCTTACTGTCACAAGTGCCAGCTAGAGTCATAGCATTTTGACTCTCAGCTCAGCACTTCTTCAGAGCAGTCCTTTCCAAACTCAGTACGCAGAGGTTCCTTATCTTCTGTGTCAAGCTGGTGACTGTAATATGTTCATTATTTTCCAACAGTCACCAGTTCACATAATCTGCCTGATCTCACAGGAATTCTGTGGCAGTGGGTAGGATATGCGCCAGTTCCCAGGTATAGGCGCTTACTGAGCTCTTGATGTAATCACCCTTTCTACTCCCAGTTCTTCCTCAGAACCTGTGCACAGTGTGAGGAAAGGTTTtggggaaataaaattaagtgaTCATCTAACTAAGGGCTGTGGATAAAATCTAAAATGGCACAGAAAACTTCAATTTTGACACTTTAATTTTTGAGCACTTGACTTGGCAGTCTTGCCATTCTTTTAATACAGTTTCAGGGAATGCAAACATTTAAAGCCAACGTATATATAAATTTTTGTGAAAGGTGAATTCTCCCATCCTTCTGCcttcatatttcttcttttaatggGTCATTAGAAGGTTCAACTCTTTAGATTCATAGCACATCCTTTACCACTTGACTTAGGAGTAGACTCGTCAACAGAAGACAGCAGCCTGCCAGATTGGCAGAGGGTTAGAGAGGAGCGGAGTAAGGAACTGAGGGGCAGTGGAAATTAGTACATTTCACATATATTAATTAACTGCATAGATAATCTTAGATTCCTAAGTAGCAGATGCAAATTCTCCAGAGAAGTGTGTTCTAAGGTTCACCTCCTGAAACTCTTGCCCTTCTTCTCCCTAACCCTCTTCTAGCCCTTTACACCCTCCCCATCTGCTTTTCCAGTCTCCTATGCCTTAACTGACTTCTGCATCCTCAAACTACCTCCTCCTCAGTTGCTTCATTAGTAACGATGATGATGCTCCATTAGTGTCCCACTCCTCCTCTGGTTTTGCCCTTCCTTCCCTATGCATCTCTTAtcctctttttccctctctcccatcctttggctgcttctctgcCCTGCCATCCTCCACCCTTTAGGTCttgattttaatgtttttgtacTCAAGACTCATCCTTTCTTCATCCATCTTGCCTCATCAGAgaaaacttcttttcttctgcttctctccacCCGAGgttgctgctttctcctccatcccactgcccGCAGGCagcctcccagctcccagccatAGCCACTATCCCACACTGTGGGACTTGTCCTGCTCAGATGCTGTACCAACGGGAGGGCGAGATTGGAGAAATGAGTATGAGGTTAATATGTGGGAGCTGAATACCGCGTTTGAGCTGCGAAGGGGTGGGGATAATCAATGCTTGTGGATTCACCTGGGAATTTACTTGACAAACTCTTAACAGGTATCCAGGGAAAGTAAGAGTGAACAGAAATGTTCATTACTCTGCTAAGTATGTGTACATTTTCTTAGGAGATGGCAAAAAGCATACCCCTTGGCACAGAATCACTGCCCTGCCAAACATCCCTGCTTCAAACCACAGTGACACTAAAATATTCTCAGAAAACAGTATGGTTGGGTTTGTTCTTACTATTCAAGTgtgagcaaaatatttttttcctttactaaGTTTTAAGAAATGGCTAACTCATTCTTACTGAAAGTTCCCAAAACTTGCTCCTGAGGTAGGCACAAGGCATAGAAGATTTCCTCCTCAACAGTTATTTTGGCAAAGGTAGAAGTAGCAGAATACAAAATATTCCAATTGGGTGTTTtgaataacttttaaaataggcTCTCGCTACCTGAACTATCAGTtactgagtttaaaaaaaaaaaaaaaggagaaaaaaaaaaagaaagaaattcataTGACATTTAAAGCTAAGTAGTCTGAGAAAATTCTTTGCTTGAAAATGTGTGACATTTTCTGATTGAGAAGAAACACGTGTTGTAACTGCTCCCAGAAAGAAATAGAGCATTTTTGGAtgaggctttttctttcctgtaccAGGAGTTTTCTATCATCTGGGTTGGTTTGGAAACAGGTAGGGGATGCCATTGCCCAGTCATGTTCCACAGAGGAACATTtctggtttgttggggtttttttatgaactGTCAGAAACTGCATTACTTGGTCCAAGACTGAAGAATAATTGCATTGTTTTTGAAGAGACAAAATATCACATCTGTAGTGTGAATATTTATCCATGAGTGCAGAAAACCGATGTTAAGCCTACATCACCCAAGAACAACTAGATTTTATAATTAACCGTACAAAAGATTAAGGATTAAttccttgtatttttcaaaaggcaTGCATAAGAAATCCAGCAGGCTATGAATCGTAAATGTTAATGTGCTGTACCTCTGTATCCCTCTTTTGACAGCAAGTAGTGCAAAGCTAACTGCACATGTAATCTGTGGCAAGGAGCACTGGGAGAGAGCTAAGAGACAGTGACAATGTCTTTAAACTGGCGGACCATTCCTACTCGACTTGGAGTTTTTCAAGTGAACTGCAAAGGGCTGGCATGCCTCTTGGTCTTCACCGTGAGCGTTTGTGGCAGTGCCCCGGGGATGTGTCCAGCAGCCTGCATCTGTGCCAGTGATATCGTAACCTGCACCAACAAGAACCTCTCCCGAGTGCCAGGAAATCTCTATAAATGTATGAAAAGGCTGGATCTGAGTTATAACAGAATTGGGTTTCTGGAGCCTGAATGGGTCCCTGCGCTGTTCGAGAAGCTGAACACTTTAATAGTCAATCATAATAGCATCAGCAGCATTATCACTGGAAGCTTTTCCACAACCCCCAATCTGAAGTACCTGGACTTGTCATCCAACAGCCTGAAGACGCTGGGCAGCCCTGTGTTTCAGGAGCTGAAGGCACTGGAGGTTCTCCTGCTGTACAACAATCAGATAATGCAGATAGAGTCTTCAGCCTTCGGAGGACTGTACAAATTACAGAAACTGTACTTAAGCTATAATTTGCTCTCGCATTTCCCTCTGGACTTGTACAGTGGCAAATACAAACTGACAGACCTCGTGTTGCTGGACGTTTCCTTTAATCACATCCAGTCGATGCCTATTCAGCGCCTGAGTTCGGTGCCGGCCAAACACCTTAGTGGAATTTATCTTCACGGCAACCCCTTTCATTGCGACTGTGCGCTGTACGCCATGCTAATCTTCTGGTATCAAAGGCACTTCAGCGCGGTGGTGGACTTCAAAAACGAGTACACCTGCTTGTTGCGGTCGGACCCGAGAGGTTACAATAAACTGCCTTTACTGCACGACAACTTTCTGAATTGCTCCGAAAGCACCGTCAACAGCTCTTTCCAAGCCTTCGGGTTTATTCACGACGCCCAGGTTGGCGACAGGCTGATTGTACACTGTGACAGCAGAATCAGCGACGCGGGCACGCACTTTGTTTGGGTTAGTCCAGACAACAGATTGCTGGAGCCAGACAGGGCGACCGACAACTTTAAAGTCTTTCATAACGGCAGCCTGGAGATAACAGATGCCCAGCTAGAGGACTCAGGGCTGTATTCCTGCATCgcaataaataagaaaagacTCTTAAATGAAACCATAGAGGTTAGAATAAATGTAAGCAATTTCACAGTCAACAGGTCCCACGCTCATGAAGCATTTAATACAGCTTTTACCACCCTTGCTGCCTGTGTAGCCAGTATCGTTTTAGTACTGCTGTATCTCTACCTGACCCCCTGTCCGTGCCAATGTAAGGcgaaaaggaggaagaggaagctgAACCAAAGCAGTGCCCACTCATCCATACTGAATTCCACACCGCCGCAGGAGCTGCCAGCCGATGAGAAGAAGGCTAGCACTGGGAAACGGGTGGTTTTCCTGGAACCCGTGCACGAACCAAAACACAGTCAGAACGGGAAAGTAAAACTGTTCCCTAATGACAATATCATTGCCGAGAGTATCTTGAAAACGACTCGAACAAAATCCGACTCCGATTCTGTTAACTCTGTGTTCTCAGATACGCCTTTCATGCCATCAACTTAGTTTGCTGCCTGTGTTTGTACCGTGCAGTTACATTTCTGAATACCTCCTTTGCTTGTAGCAACcatcaggaaaaaacaaataaaaagagagaaaatgttttaaaaaaagcatctaTTGTCAGTCCTTGAACTGCGTCTCCTCTCTCTGTGAGCGCAGGGCCGTGCAACAGTTGATAGCTTGTTTGGGAAAAGCAAATAGCGTGACATTAATGTGAATGTCTTCAATGCAAGCTTAGTATTGGGTTTTACTCCCTGGTCCATAAGTAGCAATTTCTCATGCGTGTTTAGAGGCACTTTCCATGCATACAGCTGACTTTTCAGAGTGAGAGGCTGTCCCCTATAAAACACTCTCAGTCATGCTGATAACTCAGCTCCCCTGCAGTAAGCGCAGAAGCTATCTCAGATGGCTACTGAGAAAAATGTCCAGGCTGCCTGCAAATGCTTTCACAGGCTCATAAAATCTTTACAGTAAAATcactaggggaaaaaagtcatgaGTTCTCTGGGACTGATCAGAACAAAAAGATTAGATTTGCCACCAGGATCCCTAGTGGCACTGGATAAATGTTTATGGCCTTCAACTGATAATGTGTTTGCCAATAATTGCCTGAAAACTTTAAATGGGGGGCATTGTACTCATTTTAGTCAAAACTTAGTCATGGGATTACTCGTGAGAGGTAAAGGGGTTGtgtttgtttataaatattGACACATAATGAAAACAGGTAAAAGTTAACACCTTACCTTTACAATTGCCTTAGTCGCAGAATAAAAGTTGTCAGTTGTGAGGACTCAAGCTAATCAGCAGTAACTCATTAAGCTGCAGTAACAGGATTGATTGTAATCAGTTGTCTTAACCTCCGCTGCTCGCTGTACGCTTGGCATCGCAGGTGGTGAACGAGCCTGCCACCCTCCCCAGGGCTCCTGCTTCGTCTTAGGGGTGGGTGGCTTCTCTTCAGAGGTAACGTCACAAAAGAGGGGAACTACTTCCATTAATCCTTTCAGTGGCATGTGATTCCAGCAGTCTAATAAAATTTGCTTcctaaagatttttcttaaaagaggAAATATGGTATTTGGACAAACTCGTGAAAAATATAGATGACTTTATGCACTGTGAATTCAGAAAGCACAGCTTTTCTCTAGACTTGGCCCTTGTCTTGTATGTACTGCTTTCTTCCTTGCCCAAATGTATCATTGTCAAAGTTTATGAACCTGGTAAGACTGGCTTGGACTGGTCATGCAACATAGGTTACGTGAAGTGTTGTGTTATTGTAAAGAGCATACTGCTctatttgctatttctttttctgttttatttgaggggttttttttggtttggtttggtttggtttttttgagctTACTTGCATTTGGACTGGGCTGGACTTTGCTAGTCTTTCTCACATTGATTAGTACCAACTTCACAGGAGTTTTGCAAGGAATTACAGCTTACCAAAGAAGAGTAACTAACTGGAGCATGTCTGTCTTGTTCTGTCTTTGGTGAATATACTGAAAGGGTAAAGgacaaacaaaatcagaatcAAAGGGCTACATGGTATGGcaacagtaatttatttttgaaaggcttACTGTAACAGCcatttgtcattttttgtgatttcttttgagAGGCATGTCATCGTGCAAAAGCTTATATCTGGCTGAGCCAAAGCTATCAACAATTGATTTGCTATGGAGAAGTCCTGATGTAGCTAATTGTTTGAAAGCAAGCTATCTGGAAAACAGATTAGATCAGGAAACAGTGTTGTTGTGATGTGCACAAAGTATGTGGGATTAGAAAACTGCTGGAGATTTTAATTCTGATATTCAGGGAAACGGAAGATGGAAATTCTTTTTCTaggcagacaaaaataaatatttaggagAGAAAGATGACCAGGGGGTTGGGTCTTTTATTTGTGCATTTTCctatgtaaatttaaaaatggcttCTACTATCAAGCCAGTTAGTGTCCTTCCATAAAGCTCTTTCCCTCTTTTGGCTGTATACATGCATTAAACCAAAATCCATATGTTTACATATAGGGTATGATGGAAAAACAGTGATTGTCTTTGCTAAAACCAGTGATACAGTTGGGTCAGCTGTCAATGAGTCAAAGGCTTGATGCTGTTTCCTTCTCAACGATTTTTCTCATGGAAAAGATTCAACTAAGCCGCGTGATCTGCTGCTGTGCCACGCGCGTGGTGGGTGGGTGTCCTCTGTGTCGTGGACGGAGATGATCAAtgacccagagccaagggctgaaATGGTGGTGAGGCAGAGTGGGAAACAGAGAGGCAAATATTCCCGCAGAAAGTTGTACAGATCACTTACAGCTCTGGGCGGATAATACGCTCTGTTGTCATCCACGAGGTTAATTGACCCAGATTTCGGTGTTTACACAAGAGCGCTGACGGTCACTTCCAAACCgggctgaaaaagaaaacaggctgTTGCGGTGCGGCTGGGAGGCAGACGTACACATCTCCTTATCAGCTACTGTTCACGGTGCGAGGCAGCGACGCTGCGTATTGAACTCACCGTGCATTTTAAGTCTGCACGGTAGTCCTAAATAAAAAAGATAGAGATCCTGCAGCCTTCCTTCCGCAGGGCTGCTGTCCTGCAGCAAGAGCGTGGGGATTTGCGGGATCAGAGTAATCCTGCCAGATGACTAGAGAAGCTGAGCGTCAGTCTAAAGAGCAGATATTTACTGTGACTATTAACTGGCTGTACTTTACTGACTGCTTCAAAGTGCTCAGAGTTGTAACTGTGATTATGAACAAGGTGGTAAAACCAAAGCTTTTGAAAGAGCTGTTGGCTCGCTTGC
This region includes:
- the AMIGO2 gene encoding amphoterin-induced protein 2, which translates into the protein MSLNWRTIPTRLGVFQVNCKGLACLLVFTVSVCGSAPGMCPAACICASDIVTCTNKNLSRVPGNLYKCMKRLDLSYNRIGFLEPEWVPALFEKLNTLIVNHNSISSIITGSFSTTPNLKYLDLSSNSLKTLGSPVFQELKALEVLLLYNNQIMQIESSAFGGLYKLQKLYLSYNLLSHFPLDLYSGKYKLTDLVLLDVSFNHIQSMPIQRLSSVPAKHLSGIYLHGNPFHCDCALYAMLIFWYQRHFSAVVDFKNEYTCLLRSDPRGYNKLPLLHDNFLNCSESTVNSSFQAFGFIHDAQVGDRLIVHCDSRISDAGTHFVWVSPDNRLLEPDRATDNFKVFHNGSLEITDAQLEDSGLYSCIAINKKRLLNETIEVRINVSNFTVNRSHAHEAFNTAFTTLAACVASIVLVLLYLYLTPCPCQCKAKRRKRKLNQSSAHSSILNSTPPQELPADEKKASTGKRVVFLEPVHEPKHSQNGKVKLFPNDNIIAESILKTTRTKSDSDSVNSVFSDTPFMPST